The window GGCTGGGGCTTGTAGAGGGGCACCAGCGCCCCGGCGACCGCGAGCACGCTCAACGCGATCGCCCAGTAGAGCCCCTCGCCGGATAGCACGGTCAGCTCGAGACGGTTGAACACGGGGACGTACGTCGTAAACAGGGACTGCGAGAGCTCGTGGTTCGCGGCGAGTACCGCCCCGACGGTCAACGTGACGACGCCGAGGGCACTCACTACCCGGTACCGCCAGCCCGTAAACATTCGTGCGATGACACACCCACGAGCGGCATAATATATTTCATATTATATCGAGAGAATGCAAGAACGAAAGATGAACTGTGGCCCGAACGGTACAATTCGGCGTGTATGATGCTCAACGTCGCTGAAACGGACGGTTGGAACTCTCGAGATTCAACTTTGCGCACGCACGGCATCGCATCCTCAACCAAAATAAAAAGTTTCTGACCTGATTTAGAATCTATGTAGCCTGAGCGGCTATGGAGCCAACAAACAACGAAGAAACTCAACGAAAAAGCCTGTCGACACGTGAGTCACAGACACTGTCACGGCTCGCAAACGAGAGCCGACAGATCATCTCTATCAGTGACATCGCGAACGTTCTCGACATCCCGCGGAAGTCTGCCAAGGACATGGCGTACGCGCTCAAGGAGAAAGGATGGCTGGAGCGGATCGTGCACGGGAAGTATCTCATCCTGCCGCTCGCTGCGGGGGAGAACGGCGTGTATACCGAACACGAGTTCGTGATCGCATCCGCACTCGTGGAGCCGATGTACATCGGGTACTGGAGCGCGCTGAATCACCACGGACTCACGAAGCAGATGTCCCGCACGGTGTACATCGTAACGACAGAGCGCGCGAAAGAGCGCGAAATACACGGGCTGACGTATCGACCGGTGTCGGTCACTGAGCAGAAACTCTTCGGCTATCAACCGACTGCAGTCGGGTCGAACCAGGTGGATATTTCGAGCATCGAGAAGACGCTGGTCGATTGTGCCGACCACCCGGAGTTCTGTGGCGGAATCGGCGAGGTTGCGAAAGCAATACAGAATGCTGTTGAAACACGATGTTCGTGGGAACGAGTCGTTGAGTACCTACGGCGGGTTGGGAATGGTGCCGCAACGAAACGAATCGTGTACCTCGCGGATCAGTTGGACATCGAGCTTCCGGAGTACTGGGACCTCGTCGAGAGTTTCACGACTGGCTATCCACTGCTCGATCCAACGAGAGAAGCGAAGGGCACCCGTGATAGCAAGTACCAGCTCCGCCTAAACGTCACCTCCGAATCGTTCCTTCCGGACGACCTCTCATGATTGGAACGCTTGCGTCGGGCCGGCCCGCAGACTCAAGCGATACTCCGTTTCGGTCAACTCCACACACAGGCCGACGATGGCCATGAAAGATTTTT of the Halobiforma lacisalsi AJ5 genome contains:
- a CDS encoding type IV toxin-antitoxin system AbiEi family antitoxin domain-containing protein; protein product: MEPTNNEETQRKSLSTRESQTLSRLANESRQIISISDIANVLDIPRKSAKDMAYALKEKGWLERIVHGKYLILPLAAGENGVYTEHEFVIASALVEPMYIGYWSALNHHGLTKQMSRTVYIVTTERAKEREIHGLTYRPVSVTEQKLFGYQPTAVGSNQVDISSIEKTLVDCADHPEFCGGIGEVAKAIQNAVETRCSWERVVEYLRRVGNGAATKRIVYLADQLDIELPEYWDLVESFTTGYPLLDPTREAKGTRDSKYQLRLNVTSESFLPDDLS